In Drosophila santomea strain STO CAGO 1482 chromosome 3L, Prin_Dsan_1.1, whole genome shotgun sequence, a single window of DNA contains:
- the LOC120448812 gene encoding catenin alpha-like isoform X2 — MDVINAAKKNSEAGTKLDKLTREIAEQCPESSIKKDLLAYLQRIVLYCHQIQITSKVKGDVQNISGELIVSGLDSATSLIQAAKNLMNAVVLTVKYSYVASTKYTRQGTVSSPIVVWKMKAPEKKPLVRPEKPEEVRAKVRKGSQKKIQNPIHALSEFQSPADAV, encoded by the exons ATGGATGTTATTAACGcagctaaaaaaaattctGAAGCTGGTACTAAGCTGGATAAACTAACCAGGGAAATAGCAGAGCAATGCCCAGAAAGCAGTATAAAAAAGGACCTCTTGGCGTATTTGCAACGCATTGTCCTATATTGtcatcaaattcaaataactTCGAAAGTAAAAGGAGACGTTCAAAATATAAGCGGTGAACTTATTGTTTCCGGG CTGGATAGTGCTACATCGTTAATTCAAGCGGctaaaaatttaatgaacGCCGTTGTATTAACGGTAAAGTACTCATATGTGGCatcaacaaaatatacaaggcAAGGAACTGTGTCT tCCCCAATTGTAGTATGGAAAATGAAAGCACCAGAAAAAAAACCTTTGGTCAGGCCGGAAAAACCAGAAGAAGTACGAGCCAAAGTTCGCAAGGGATCTCAAAAGAAGATTCAAAACCCTATCCATGCATTATCTGAGTTCCAAAGTCCTGCTGACGctgtttaa
- the LOC120448812 gene encoding catenin alpha-like isoform X1 gives MDVINAAKKISEAGTKLDKLTREIAEQCPESSTKKDLLAYLQRIALYCHQIQITSKVKADVQNISGELIVSGLDSATSLIQAAKNLMNAVVLTVKYSYVASTKYTRQGTVSSPIVVWKMKAPEKKPLVRPEKPEEVRAKVRKGSQKKIQNPIHALSEFQSPADAV, from the exons GTACTAAGCTGGATAAACTAACCAGGGAAATAGCAGAGCAATGTCCAGAAAGCAGTACAAAAAAGGACCTCTTGGCGTATTTGCAACGCATTGCCCTATATTGtcatcaaattcaaataactTCGAAAGTAAAAGCAGATGTTCAAAATATAAGCGGTGAACTTATTGTTTCCGGG CTGGATAGTGCTACATCGTTAATTCAAGCGGctaaaaatttaatgaacGCCGTTGTATTAACGGTAAAGTACTCATATGTGGCatcaacaaaatatacaaggcAAGGAACTGTGTCT tCCCCAATTGTAGTATGGAAAATGAAAGCACCAGAAAAAAAACCTTTGGTCAGGCCGGAAAAACCAGAAGAAGTACGAGCCAAAGTTCGCAAGGGATCTCAAAAGAAGATTCAAAACCCTATCCATGCATTATCTGAGTTCCAAAGTCCTGCTGACGctgtttaa
- the LOC120448812 gene encoding catenin alpha-like isoform X3, with the protein MDVINAAKKNSEAGTKLDKLTREIAEQCPESSIKKDLLAYLQRIVLYCHQIQITSKVKGDVQNISGELIVSGLDSATSLIQAAKNLMNAVVLTVKYSYVQGKELCLPQL; encoded by the exons ATGGATGTTATTAACGcagctaaaaaaaattctGAAGCTGGTACTAAGCTGGATAAACTAACCAGGGAAATAGCAGAGCAATGCCCAGAAAGCAGTATAAAAAAGGACCTCTTGGCGTATTTGCAACGCATTGTCCTATATTGtcatcaaattcaaataactTCGAAAGTAAAAGGAGACGTTCAAAATATAAGCGGTGAACTTATTGTTTCCGGG ctGGATAGTGCTACATCGTTAATTCAAGCGGctaaaaatttaatgaacGCCGTTGTATTAACGGTAAAGTACTCATATGTACAAGGCAAGGAACTGTGTCT tCCCCAATTGTAG